One Scytonema millei VB511283 genomic window carries:
- a CDS encoding tetratricopeptide repeat protein, with product MFFVSKRLTLFIWALLITLGLAVTQSSPLKLAVAKESSRDRAPSNPHAMHLAQATTSQPTVTLFDNLGNLHHPISTNSKLAQRYFDQGLTLAYGFNHAEAARSFQEAAKLDPACAICYWGVALVLGPNINAPMEPEAVSEAWRSLQQALKLSKHASDKEKAYIQALAKRYPSQPVEDRKSFDLAYANAMREVAQRYPDDPDAATLFAESLMDTTPWDYWEDDGTLKPAGKEIIATLESVLKQYPNHPGANHLYIHAVEKERPDLGVASADRLMQLVPNSGHLVHMASHIYIRVGRYHDAVLSNQRGIAADNAYAARNQVEGIYPLAYMPHNHHFLWFAALMTGQSKVATEAALRTAKVDAKLMRQPDLAGALQHFYTIPMYTYIRFGQWDRILSTAAPARDLKYPSGVWHYARGRAFAAKGQMKPAMRELKKLQAIAAIPALQDVKIWGFNSTASILNLASQVLAGEIAAQQKNYQQAIAHLKKAVKLEDALVYTEPADWSQPARQSLGGILLKARRFAQAEQAYRDDLNIYPENGWSLYGLMQSLKAQNKQEEAQVVQKQFEQAWQYADSYQ from the coding sequence ATGTTTTTTGTCTCTAAACGCCTCACATTATTTATTTGGGCGCTATTAATAACGTTAGGACTAGCCGTCACTCAGTCTTCACCATTGAAATTAGCAGTGGCAAAAGAATCGAGCCGCGATCGCGCTCCGTCTAACCCTCATGCGATGCACCTCGCCCAAGCAACAACATCTCAACCCACTGTCACACTGTTTGACAATCTCGGCAATCTCCACCACCCTATTTCCACGAATTCAAAACTGGCTCAACGCTACTTCGATCAAGGATTGACCCTTGCCTACGGTTTCAACCACGCGGAAGCAGCTCGTTCCTTCCAAGAGGCTGCTAAACTCGACCCTGCATGTGCGATTTGCTACTGGGGCGTTGCCCTCGTTCTTGGACCCAACATCAATGCACCGATGGAACCAGAAGCCGTATCTGAAGCTTGGCGATCGCTCCAGCAAGCACTGAAGCTGAGCAAACATGCCAGTGACAAAGAAAAGGCTTACATTCAAGCATTAGCAAAACGTTACCCATCGCAGCCAGTCGAAGACCGCAAGTCGTTCGATCTTGCCTATGCTAATGCCATGCGGGAAGTTGCCCAACGCTACCCAGACGACCCAGACGCAGCAACTTTGTTTGCTGAATCCTTAATGGATACCACTCCTTGGGATTACTGGGAGGACGATGGCACGCTCAAACCAGCAGGTAAAGAAATTATTGCCACCTTAGAGTCAGTTCTAAAACAGTATCCCAACCATCCTGGTGCTAACCATCTTTACATTCATGCCGTAGAGAAAGAACGCCCCGATTTGGGAGTTGCATCTGCCGATCGCCTAATGCAATTGGTTCCCAATTCTGGACACCTCGTACACATGGCATCGCACATCTATATTCGTGTTGGCAGATATCACGATGCCGTACTATCCAATCAACGCGGAATTGCAGCTGACAACGCTTATGCGGCTCGGAATCAGGTAGAGGGGATTTATCCGTTAGCTTATATGCCCCACAACCATCATTTCCTCTGGTTCGCCGCCTTAATGACCGGACAAAGTAAAGTCGCAACCGAAGCAGCGCTTCGCACAGCTAAAGTCGATGCAAAACTCATGCGGCAGCCTGATTTGGCTGGAGCCTTGCAACACTTCTATACGATTCCCATGTATACTTACATTCGGTTTGGGCAATGGGATCGGATTCTCTCAACTGCTGCACCAGCACGAGATTTGAAATATCCATCGGGAGTTTGGCACTACGCACGCGGACGCGCTTTTGCTGCCAAAGGTCAGATGAAACCAGCAATGCGGGAATTGAAAAAACTACAAGCGATCGCCGCGATTCCAGCCTTGCAAGATGTCAAAATTTGGGGCTTTAACTCAACGGCAAGTATTTTAAATCTTGCCTCCCAAGTGCTAGCAGGTGAAATTGCAGCACAGCAGAAAAATTACCAGCAGGCGATCGCGCACTTGAAAAAAGCAGTCAAGCTAGAAGATGCTCTTGTTTATACCGAGCCTGCCGACTGGTCTCAACCCGCGCGACAATCGCTAGGAGGTATTTTACTCAAAGCGCGTCGCTTTGCCCAAGCAGAACAAGCCTATCGAGATGACTTGAATATTTATCCCGAAAACGGCTGGTCTCTCTATGGGTTAATGCAAAGCCTCAAAGCACAGAACAAGCAAGAGGAAGCCCAAGTCGTCCAAAAACAGTTCGAGCAAGCTTGGCAGTATGCTGACAGTTATCAGTGA
- a CDS encoding HlyD family secretion protein has product MVSEVNPESLRIVESEEFLPSISPTVTIGGGVLVVAFSAAVSLAATLNYNVTVKAPASIRGEVQIVQSASDGVVRNIAVKENQLVKKGDAIAYVDNSQILTRRNQLLDSIQQSRSQLRQISSQLSSIDSQIAAESNLSTRSVASAQAELQLQQRDYLAKQQSAIAEVQVAQASLDLAREEMQRYRQLANTGAIPILQVKEKEQAYKAAQAKVNQAKANLNPSRATVSIANERIAQEEARGMATVAALHKERKNLVSNQIELQNQVARDTKEVQQMGVELSKTMILSPTDGTVLKLELRNPGQVVSTGQAIAQISRTNSRLDIKTYVPGAEISKIKPGQQVQMRVSACPYPDYGTLKGVVKTVAPDVVPTASGAASESPTPAGAYEVTIQPNTWFVGTGDRLCRLQPGMEGTVDIISKSETPLQFVLRKARILSGI; this is encoded by the coding sequence ATGGTTAGCGAAGTCAATCCAGAATCTCTACGAATAGTTGAAAGCGAAGAGTTTCTACCCTCAATTAGTCCTACAGTCACAATTGGCGGCGGAGTTCTGGTAGTTGCCTTCAGCGCAGCGGTATCCTTGGCTGCTACGCTCAACTACAACGTGACAGTTAAAGCACCTGCATCGATTCGTGGCGAAGTCCAAATTGTCCAATCGGCATCCGATGGCGTTGTCAGAAACATTGCCGTCAAAGAAAACCAATTGGTAAAAAAAGGTGATGCGATCGCTTACGTTGACAATTCACAAATTTTAACTAGAAGAAACCAATTACTTGACAGCATTCAACAAAGCCGCTCTCAACTGAGACAAATTTCATCTCAGTTGAGTTCCATTGATAGTCAAATTGCGGCAGAATCAAATTTATCAACTCGTTCAGTTGCCTCCGCTCAGGCAGAATTGCAACTACAGCAAAGAGATTACCTTGCCAAACAACAGTCAGCAATAGCAGAAGTGCAAGTCGCTCAAGCCTCATTAGATCTGGCGCGAGAGGAGATGCAACGTTACCGTCAACTAGCCAATACAGGCGCAATTCCTATATTACAAGTTAAAGAAAAAGAACAAGCTTATAAAGCAGCGCAGGCAAAAGTCAATCAAGCCAAAGCCAATCTCAACCCCAGTCGCGCCACAGTCTCGATCGCCAACGAACGTATCGCCCAAGAAGAAGCAAGGGGTATGGCAACTGTAGCTGCACTACACAAAGAACGTAAAAACTTAGTTAGCAACCAAATCGAATTACAAAATCAAGTTGCCCGCGACACCAAAGAAGTCCAACAAATGGGGGTAGAACTGAGCAAGACTATGATTCTCTCGCCCACCGATGGTACAGTGTTGAAACTAGAGTTGCGCAACCCAGGACAAGTAGTCAGCACGGGACAAGCGATCGCCCAAATTTCCCGCACCAACTCGCGTTTAGACATCAAAACTTACGTCCCAGGTGCAGAGATTAGCAAGATCAAGCCAGGACAGCAAGTTCAGATGCGCGTTTCCGCCTGTCCCTACCCCGACTATGGCACGCTTAAGGGTGTAGTCAAAACCGTGGCTCCCGATGTCGTACCTACTGCTAGCGGTGCAGCCAGCGAGTCCCCGACTCCAGCAGGCGCATATGAGGTGACAATTCAGCCGAATACGTGGTTTGTCGGTACTGGCGATCGCCTGTGTCGATTGCAACCTGGTATGGAAGGGACAGTAGACATTATTTCCAAATCAGAGACACCATTACAATTCGTTTTACGTAAAGCAAGAATTCTTTCGGGTATCTAA
- a CDS encoding CTB family bacteriocin, producing the protein MINETNTELFVELSDEQQQLVAGGSYWGGYGDNSIYDALGTSLKETQSVQHLKVGIASTRNGSYVEQDYLNANHKFETDAFKYFTAK; encoded by the coding sequence ATGATTAACGAAACCAATACCGAACTATTTGTCGAACTATCTGACGAACAACAACAACTCGTAGCTGGTGGTTCTTACTGGGGTGGCTACGGTGACAATTCCATCTATGACGCTTTGGGAACTAGCTTGAAAGAAACGCAATCAGTACAACATCTCAAAGTCGGAATTGCTTCAACTCGCAACGGTAGCTATGTTGAGCAAGACTACTTGAATGCTAACCACAAGTTTGAAACTGACGCTTTCAAGTATTTCACAGCTAAATAA
- a CDS encoding CTB family bacteriocin: MINETNTELFVELSDEQQQLVAGGYSYPGGGDGQSIYDVLNTSLKENKSVQQLKVGIASTRDGSYVEQDYLNANQNFETDAFKFFTAK, from the coding sequence ATGATTAACGAAACCAATACCGAACTATTTGTCGAACTGTCTGACGAACAACAACAACTCGTAGCTGGTGGTTATTCTTATCCCGGCGGTGGTGATGGTCAGTCTATCTATGACGTTCTCAATACCAGCTTGAAAGAAAACAAATCCGTGCAACAACTTAAAGTCGGAATTGCCTCGACTCGTGACGGTAGCTATGTTGAGCAAGACTATTTGAATGCTAACCAAAACTTTGAAACCGACGCTTTCAAGTTTTTCACAGCTAAATAG
- a CDS encoding CTB family bacteriocin: MINENTELFVELSDEQQQLVAGGYSWNGYGDNSIYDALGTSLKETQSVQHLKVGIASTRNGSYVEQDYLNANQKFETDAFKYFTAK; the protein is encoded by the coding sequence ATGATTAACGAAAACACCGAATTATTTGTCGAACTATCTGACGAGCAACAACAATTAGTCGCAGGTGGTTATTCTTGGAACGGCTATGGTGATAATTCCATTTATGACGCTTTGGGAACCAGCTTGAAAGAAACGCAATCAGTACAGCATCTCAAAGTCGGAATTGCTTCAACTCGCAACGGTAGCTATGTTGAGCAAGATTACTTGAATGCCAACCAAAAATTTGAAACTGATGCTTTCAAATATTTCACAGCTAAATAA
- a CDS encoding leucyl aminopeptidase, which yields MEIRAIDTPLLDWAGDALALGLFEDAVELTGELAELDGKFAGAIAELTADTEFKAKEGSTAVTRVGGGSAVRKVILVGLGKPEGLKIDNWRKAAAVVARLAKKERCKTVGISLPAWNNDPAATAQALAEGIQLALFQDNRFKSEPEDKPPTVERVDLLGLGSQDDAVTRASQIASGVILARELVAAPANAVTPVTMAETAQAIASEYGLAVEILEREDCEKLGMGAFLGVAQASELPPKFIHLTYKPDGTPKRKLAIIGKGLTFDSGGLNIKGAGSGIETMKMDMGGAAATLGAAKAIAQLKPDVEVHFISAATENMISGRAMHPGDILKASNGKTIEVNNTDAEGRLTLADALVFAEKLGVDAIVDLATLTGACIVALGDEIAGLFTPHDDLANEIQAAAQTAGEKFWRLPMEEKYFEGLKSGIADMKNTGPRAGGSITAALFLKQFVKETPWVHLDVAGPVWTDKENGYNNPGATGFGVRTLVNWVLTS from the coding sequence ATGGAAATTCGAGCGATTGATACACCACTTTTAGACTGGGCTGGAGATGCTCTCGCCCTTGGTTTATTTGAGGATGCTGTAGAATTAACAGGCGAACTGGCAGAGCTGGACGGAAAATTTGCTGGGGCGATCGCCGAACTGACCGCGGATACGGAGTTTAAGGCGAAAGAAGGTAGTACGGCAGTGACGCGAGTTGGCGGTGGTAGTGCCGTCCGCAAAGTCATATTGGTAGGACTGGGTAAGCCAGAAGGACTAAAAATAGACAACTGGCGTAAAGCGGCTGCGGTAGTGGCGCGGTTAGCGAAAAAGGAACGGTGTAAAACCGTAGGAATTAGTCTTCCGGCGTGGAATAACGATCCAGCTGCAACGGCTCAAGCTTTGGCTGAGGGAATTCAACTGGCTTTGTTTCAGGATAATCGGTTTAAGTCAGAACCGGAAGATAAACCGCCAACTGTAGAACGAGTCGATCTATTAGGATTAGGCAGTCAAGATGATGCCGTTACCCGTGCCAGTCAGATTGCTTCGGGTGTAATTTTGGCGCGGGAACTGGTGGCGGCTCCAGCTAATGCCGTAACACCAGTCACAATGGCGGAAACAGCACAGGCGATCGCCTCTGAATATGGACTTGCAGTCGAAATTCTCGAACGGGAAGATTGTGAAAAGCTAGGCATGGGTGCGTTTTTAGGTGTTGCCCAAGCTTCGGAGTTGCCTCCCAAATTCATCCACTTAACCTACAAACCCGATGGTACGCCTAAGCGCAAGCTGGCGATTATCGGTAAAGGCTTAACCTTCGATTCTGGCGGTTTGAACATCAAGGGTGCTGGCAGCGGGATTGAAACGATGAAAATGGACATGGGTGGCGCTGCGGCGACTCTAGGGGCAGCTAAAGCGATCGCCCAATTGAAGCCCGATGTCGAGGTTCATTTTATTAGCGCCGCCACCGAGAACATGATCAGCGGTCGTGCCATGCACCCTGGCGATATCCTTAAGGCTTCCAACGGCAAGACAATTGAAGTTAACAATACCGATGCTGAAGGACGCTTAACCTTAGCAGATGCGCTAGTGTTTGCCGAAAAATTAGGCGTGGATGCGATCGTCGATCTTGCTACCTTGACTGGTGCTTGCATTGTCGCCTTGGGAGACGAGATTGCGGGATTATTTACTCCCCACGATGATTTAGCGAATGAAATCCAAGCTGCTGCCCAAACCGCAGGGGAAAAGTTCTGGCGGCTACCTATGGAAGAGAAATATTTTGAGGGATTGAAGTCTGGGATTGCTGATATGAAAAATACGGGTCCCCGCGCTGGTGGTTCGATTACTGCTGCCCTATTTCTCAAACAATTTGTCAAAGAAACTCCTTGGGTACATTTAGATGTAGCTGGTCCTGTCTGGACGGACAAGGAAAATGGCTATAACAACCCTGGAGCAACAGGTTTCGGCGTACGAACTCTGGTAAATTGGGTGTTGACTAGCTAG
- a CDS encoding CTB family bacteriocin codes for MINETNTELFVELSDEQQQLVAGGSYWGGYGDNSIYDALGTSLKENKSVQHLKVGIASTRDGSYVEQDYLNANHKFETDAFKYFTAK; via the coding sequence ATGATTAACGAAACGAACACCGAATTATTTGTCGAACTATCTGACGAACAACAACAACTCGTAGCTGGTGGTTCTTACTGGGGTGGCTACGGTGACAATTCTATCTATGATGCTTTGGGAACCAGCTTGAAAGAAAACAAATCCGTGCAACATCTTAAAGTCGGAATTGCCTCGACTCGCGACGGTAGCTATGTTGAGCAAGACTACTTGAATGCTAACCACAAGTTTGAAACTGATGCCTTCAAGTACTTTACTGCCAAGTAA
- a CDS encoding CTB family bacteriocin, protein MINETNTELFVELSDEQQQLVAGGSYWGGYGDNSIYDALGTSLKETQSVQHLKVGIASTRQGSYVEQDYLNANHKFETDAFKYFTAK, encoded by the coding sequence ATGATTAACGAAACCAATACCGAACTATTTGTCGAACTATCTGACGAACAACAACAACTCGTAGCTGGTGGTTCTTACTGGGGTGGCTACGGTGACAATTCCATCTATGACGCTTTGGGAACTAGCTTGAAAGAAACGCAATCAGTGCAACATCTCAAAGTCGGAATTGCTTCAACTCGTCAAGGTAGCTACGTTGAGCAAGACTACTTGAATGCTAACCACAAGTTTGAAACTGACGCTTTCAAGTACTTCACAGCTAAATAG
- a CDS encoding serine/threonine-protein kinase, which translates to MAAILLKNRYRVLQELANGRFGKTFLAEDTQMPSGKKCIIKQLKPSENSPQVDRIIREKFQREAATLETLGDINSQIPRLYAYFVEAGEFYLVQEWIQGQTLSDRVQQVGLFSEREVKEILLNILPVLQYIHSQGIIHRDLKPDNIIWRSRDSKPVLIDFGAIKEIMGTTVTPSGRATSSIVVGTPGFIPNEQAAGKPLFASDLYALGLTAIYLLTGKMPQELKTNPLTGEIHWRQQTLNVSPKFAAILDKTIQPSARDRYMNAPAMLAALQQLDTHTVPSKASASQTPSAAPPPTPTPPRVSAPQTPPATPPRVSTPQSPPATPPNPTPPRVSAPQSPPATPPNPTPPRVSAPQSPPATPPNPTPPRVSAPQSPPATPPNPTPPRVSTPQTPPATPPNPTPPRVSTPQTPPATPVAPASQTIIPESSPPPPTAVSTPPNQVERKEIHTGVTSGKASHEKLKTSAATSKLVTLAKAALILCGSLVALAVLFVAISYVTRPKTNSINNDSPEAIAEQNGKPSELNSSATANNQPNAVSPQPGSTPSSLSEQVKIGRLKTYTYNTNLFSIDVPEDWQRRDRSTTGEAIVSWYDPSNNAAIVVDVFTREAFQQKGQISQERLNRFLARAAQQQYRANPDFQLAATEPASGGWLQVHWTYTVTNLQGKKSKMLGYGYVKQDDDKISYIHFIVPETQYPQLRSQLGKVTSSYRVNSTAPLP; encoded by the coding sequence ATGGCAGCAATCTTGTTAAAAAATCGTTACCGAGTGCTGCAAGAACTAGCAAATGGGAGATTTGGGAAGACTTTTTTAGCAGAAGACACTCAGATGCCTTCTGGTAAGAAATGTATCATTAAGCAGCTCAAACCGAGCGAAAACAGTCCCCAGGTCGATCGAATAATCAGAGAAAAATTTCAGCGTGAAGCCGCAACTTTAGAAACGCTAGGCGATATCAATAGTCAAATCCCTCGTCTGTATGCCTATTTTGTAGAAGCTGGAGAATTTTATTTAGTTCAAGAGTGGATTCAAGGTCAAACTCTGAGCGATCGCGTCCAGCAAGTAGGACTGTTTAGCGAGCGAGAAGTTAAAGAAATACTATTAAATATACTGCCAGTTCTGCAATACATTCACAGTCAAGGTATTATTCACCGCGATCTAAAACCAGACAATATTATTTGGCGATCGCGAGATAGCAAACCCGTCTTGATCGATTTTGGCGCGATTAAGGAAATCATGGGAACGACGGTAACGCCTTCCGGTCGTGCTACAAGTTCGATTGTAGTAGGTACGCCAGGATTTATTCCCAACGAACAAGCAGCGGGAAAACCTTTATTTGCCAGCGATTTGTATGCTTTAGGCTTAACGGCAATTTATTTACTGACAGGTAAGATGCCGCAAGAACTGAAAACTAACCCTTTGACGGGTGAGATCCACTGGCGACAGCAAACATTAAATGTGAGTCCAAAATTTGCGGCAATTTTAGATAAAACAATACAACCATCCGCCCGCGATCGCTACATGAATGCGCCTGCCATGTTAGCAGCTTTGCAGCAGCTCGACACTCATACTGTTCCTTCAAAAGCTAGTGCGTCGCAAACGCCATCGGCTGCACCGCCACCGACTCCAACTCCACCAAGAGTCAGTGCGCCACAAACCCCACCAGCAACTCCACCAAGAGTTAGTACGCCGCAATCCCCACCAGCAACTCCACCAAATCCAACTCCACCAAGGGTTAGTGCGCCGCAATCCCCACCAGCAACTCCACCAAATCCAACTCCACCAAGGGTTAGTGCGCCGCAATCCCCACCAGCAACTCCACCAAATCCAACTCCACCAAGGGTTAGTGCGCCGCAATCCCCACCAGCAACTCCACCAAATCCAACTCCACCAAGAGTTAGTACGCCACAAACCCCACCAGCAACTCCACCAAATCCGACTCCACCAAGAGTTAGTACGCCACAAACCCCACCAGCAACTCCAGTGGCTCCTGCTTCACAGACAATTATTCCAGAATCCTCTCCTCCGCCACCAACAGCAGTCTCTACGCCTCCCAACCAAGTAGAGAGAAAAGAAATTCATACAGGCGTTACTTCAGGTAAAGCTAGTCATGAAAAATTGAAAACCTCTGCTGCCACCAGTAAACTGGTAACTTTGGCAAAAGCTGCTTTAATTCTTTGCGGTAGCTTAGTAGCTTTAGCCGTGCTATTTGTTGCAATTAGCTATGTAACAAGACCAAAAACGAATTCTATCAATAATGACTCTCCTGAGGCGATCGCAGAGCAAAACGGCAAACCGAGTGAATTGAATTCCTCGGCAACAGCTAATAATCAGCCAAATGCTGTTTCTCCGCAGCCAGGATCGACACCATCAAGCTTGAGCGAGCAAGTGAAAATCGGTCGGCTGAAAACTTATACTTACAATACCAATCTGTTTTCAATCGACGTACCGGAAGACTGGCAGCGCCGCGATCGCAGTACGACGGGTGAAGCAATTGTAAGCTGGTACGATCCGAGTAATAATGCAGCTATTGTAGTTGATGTCTTTACCAGAGAAGCATTTCAGCAAAAAGGTCAAATTTCACAAGAAAGATTGAACCGATTTTTAGCCAGAGCAGCCCAACAACAGTATCGTGCGAATCCTGATTTTCAGTTAGCTGCCACTGAACCGGCGAGTGGCGGTTGGCTGCAAGTACATTGGACTTATACAGTGACTAACCTGCAAGGTAAAAAAAGCAAAATGTTGGGCTACGGTTATGTCAAACAAGATGATGACAAAATTTCTTACATTCACTTCATCGTTCCTGAGACGCAGTATCCACAATTGCGATCGCAGCTTGGTAAAGTTACCTCCAGTTATAGAGTCAACTCCACAGCGCCATTACCTTAA
- a CDS encoding shikimate kinase, protein MMGAGKTTVGQILAAQLGYGFVDTDAVIEQLTQKSINQIFADEGEATFRQIETKVLSEVCAYTRLAIATGGGIVLRRENWSYLHYGLIVWLDIPVEQLYSRLAEDNTRPLLQDPDPIGKLRSLLDERRSLYAEADLHITPHPQDTPEAIAAQVLEAIPSVLKAGAGNRYGRV, encoded by the coding sequence ATGATGGGTGCAGGCAAGACGACGGTAGGACAAATACTTGCAGCTCAGCTCGGTTATGGATTTGTCGATACAGATGCAGTCATCGAACAACTGACACAAAAATCGATTAACCAAATCTTTGCTGACGAGGGAGAAGCAACGTTTCGGCAAATAGAAACTAAAGTCTTATCAGAAGTTTGTGCCTATACTCGTCTCGCCATTGCTACTGGTGGCGGAATTGTTTTGCGGCGAGAAAACTGGAGTTACCTGCACTACGGCTTAATTGTCTGGCTGGATATACCAGTCGAACAACTCTACAGCCGCTTAGCCGAAGATAATACCAGACCTCTACTACAAGACCCCGATCCAATCGGAAAACTGCGATCGCTCCTCGATGAGAGGCGATCGCTCTACGCCGAAGCCGACTTGCACATCACCCCCCATCCTCAAGACACCCCAGAGGCGATCGCAGCACAGGTGTTAGAAGCAATTCCTTCAGTGCTGAAAGCGGGAGCCGGGAATCGGTACGGGCGGGTTTAG
- a CDS encoding response regulator transcription factor, producing the protein MSLLILVVDDEPSIRVSASYALEQIGYSVVTAEHGKEALRIIEEYQPHLVITDIMMPQMNGYELIRWVRQRPAFRLLPVVFLTGRTETEERIRGYQMGGDAYLPKPFELDELHAVVRNLLERSQLISQLMQWELRLRDRAQNTGRLPVSTDTFDYNPLSVPTPISSPTETLRQQLHSQIQATIAATRSRINFTDREQAVLKFLAQGLSNSQIATNLFLSPRTIEKYVSNLLGKTGTSNRVELLRFAMENHLIS; encoded by the coding sequence ATGTCGTTACTAATTCTCGTGGTTGATGATGAGCCGTCGATTCGTGTTTCTGCTAGCTATGCATTGGAGCAAATTGGTTACTCAGTAGTTACGGCTGAACATGGAAAAGAAGCGCTGAGAATTATTGAGGAATATCAACCTCATCTAGTTATCACCGATATTATGATGCCGCAGATGAATGGATACGAACTGATTCGATGGGTGCGTCAGCGTCCGGCATTTCGGTTATTACCTGTCGTATTTTTAACCGGACGCACGGAAACGGAAGAACGCATTCGCGGCTATCAAATGGGAGGCGATGCATACTTACCTAAACCGTTTGAATTAGATGAATTACATGCTGTCGTTCGCAACCTCTTAGAGCGATCGCAGCTGATATCTCAACTGATGCAATGGGAATTGCGCCTGCGCGATCGCGCACAAAATACAGGTAGGCTACCCGTCTCTACAGATACTTTCGACTACAATCCTCTCAGTGTTCCAACACCAATTTCATCGCCAACTGAAACCTTACGCCAGCAATTGCATTCCCAAATTCAAGCAACAATTGCAGCTACCAGATCTCGGATTAATTTCACAGACAGAGAACAGGCTGTACTCAAATTTCTGGCGCAGGGACTATCTAATTCTCAAATTGCTACCAATCTATTTCTCAGTCCGCGCACGATAGAGAAATACGTGAGCAATTTGTTAGGTAAAACGGGAACTAGCAATCGGGTTGAATTGTTGCGCTTTGCAATGGAAAATCATTTAATTTCGTAA
- a CDS encoding CTB family bacteriocin, which translates to MINENTELFVELSDEQQQLVAGGYSWDGYGDNSIYDALGTSLKENKSVQHLKVGIASTRNGSYVEQDYLNANQSFETDAFKYFTAK; encoded by the coding sequence ATGATTAACGAAAACACCGAATTATTTGTCGAACTATCTGACGAACAACAACAATTAGTCGCAGGTGGTTATTCTTGGGACGGCTATGGTGATAATTCCATTTATGACGCTTTGGGAACCAGCTTGAAAGAAAACAAATCCGTACAACATCTCAAAGTCGGAATTGCTTCAACTCGCAACGGTAGCTATGTTGAGCAAGATTACTTGAATGCTAACCAAAGCTTTGAAACTGATGCTTTCAAGTATTTCACAGCTAAATAA